In Deinococcus psychrotolerans, the genomic window GGGGCCGCTGGTGCGCAGCAGCTATAAAGCCGAGCAGATCGTGATGAACCACCCCCGCGCCATGCCCGCCCACCTGAGCCACCTCAGCGCCGAGGATGGACTGAGCCTGCTGTAAACTCATTTGATGCCCCGCGAAAGCCAAGCTCTGTACGACTTGAAAATAGTGAGTTGCACGGTTGGTAAGGGTTTGGCTAGGATCGTAGGATCATTGGCTATTGCTACGAGTATTGGTGGTCTCTTTTTGGTTCCCGGCTTGTTTTTCTGGTTTTTTGCCGTTCCTGGTGGTCTCTCTACCCTCAATTGGGAACCACACCCAGGTCAGTTAATTTATTATACCATACCGTACTGTGCACGAGTTCCGAATCCAAGTATAAAGGCTTTCGTTGAATATAGCTATGTTGTGGGCACGCAGAAGTACATAGGTCGAGATATAGCTGGAACAACTTTCTATCT contains:
- a CDS encoding DUF3592 domain-containing protein, with amino-acid sequence MPRESQALYDLKIVSCTVGKGLARIVGSLAIATSIGGLFLVPGLFFWFFAVPGGLSTLNWEPHPGQLIYYTIPYCARVPNPSIKAFVEYSYVVGTQKYIGRDIAGTTFYLTWTGDNCGTSLLSQYVAEARLNKGGIQVFVDPKNPQKAVLFRGVKIPTSLENYLPFLLSGVIAYWPTLLIAGWMENMRAANAKRKERFLRRSDRN